The following coding sequences are from one Coffea arabica cultivar ET-39 chromosome 11e, Coffea Arabica ET-39 HiFi, whole genome shotgun sequence window:
- the LOC113718608 gene encoding protein PLANT CADMIUM RESISTANCE 11-like has translation MLLLLPENLDLKFHKFLYPFFSFSSPSSSFTVKLIMFSSACSNGEFFPPPPSAPQQPPTAVSMAQISSGHDDADPNGPNPAPATIPIKASGQDQKNLREALDPWSTGLCHCWSDPNTCCLTCWCPCITFGRIADILDRGSTSCGVSGGLYMLILFMTGCPCLYSCFYRSKLRGQYFLEEKPCCDCCVHCCYEPCALCQEYRELKNLGFDMSIGWHGNMERKKRSASLPPSMKVDMKR, from the exons ATGCTACTCCTATTACCAGAAAACTTAGACCTCAAATTCCACAAATTTCTTTACCcctttttcagtttttcttctccttcttcttcttttacgGTGAAATTAATTATGTTTTCCTCAGCATGTTCAAATGGTGAATTCTTCCCACCACCACCATCAGCCCCACAGCAGCCGCCAACCGCTGTATCCATGGCGCAAATTTCTTCCGGTCATGATGATGCGGACCCAAACGGGCCAAACCCAGCCCCTGCTACCATTCCAATCAAAGCCTCGGGTCAAGATCAAAAGAATCTTCGAGAGGCTTTGGACCCCTGGTCCACTGGTCTATGTCATTGCTGGAGTGACCCGAATACTT GTTGCCTAACGTGTTGGTGTCCATGTATCACGTTTGGACGGATTGCGGACATCCTCGACAGAGGATCAACTT CATGTGGTGTTAGCGGAGGACTGTACATGTTGATCTTGTTCATGACGGGCTGTCCATGTTTATACTCATGTTTTTATCGATCAAAATTAAGGGGACAATACTTTTTGGAAGAGAAACCATGCTGTGATTGCTGCGTCCATTGTTGTTATGAGCCGTGTGCTCTATGCCAAGAGTATAGAGAACTCAAGAACCTCGGATTCGATATGTCCATAG GGTGGCATGGGAACAtggagaggaagaaaagaagtgCTTCTCTACCTCCTTCAATGAAAGTTGACATGAAGCGCTAG